In one window of Maribacter sp. BPC-D8 DNA:
- a CDS encoding TAT-variant-translocated molybdopterin oxidoreductase, with protein MASNKKYWKNEAELNPNDSIVEALKQNEFVEQIPVDDFLGDKETLSSTSTNRRDFLKYVGFSTAAASLAACEGPVVKSIPYVVLPENIVPGVANYYATTIANGFDFASILIKTREGRPIKVENNTLAKIGGSANARIQGSVLSLYDSTRLQGPLANGEPVEWDVLNAAVKAKMSGLKGSAKKIAVLTQTYASPSTDRLMSDLVAANENVVHVTYDAISEDAALTAFENKYGERALADYDFEKSGLIVSFGADFIADWQGGGYDAGYSRGRVPKNGKMSRHVQLEANMSLTGANADKRVAMKPSAQKVVLAKLYGKLNGTSVGGNTSEYDALVDSIAVEIKKAGSSAVVVTGLDDVNAQAVVLAINEMLASKAFDVAAPKYVRKGSVKAVNALIADMKAGRVGALLMDGVNPMYSLPNAADFKEGLSKVDLTVAFSTNWNETTEAVQYVGSTNHYLESWGDVEIKKGHYSLMQPTIKELFDTKQFQTVVLGLLGSEQTYYDYIKDTWSSSILNGASWNQALQDGVFSADTMVVNAEGATQNVSAVVEDATEVVTNTSMASAIRSLANTTSDGMELTLYSKVGMGDGQQASNPWLQEFPDPITRVSWDNYVTISKADAVELGVENVNVANGGMDGNYVKLTVNGVSVDQVPVVVQPGQAKGTVGLALGYGKKVGLKEDMQTGVNAFVLYDGFSATQSVSVEKVAGNHEFACIQLHKTLMGRGDIIKETTLEIFNTKNHSEWNEVPMVSLDHQEVPATSVDLWDSFDRTIGHHFNMSIDLNACTGCGSCVIACHAENNVPVVGKAEVRKSRDMHWLRIDRYYSSEETFEGDNEKKDGFDGLFGDAGSLGGFGELEDPSANPQVAFQPVMCQHCNHAPCETVCPVAATSHGRQGQNQMAYNRCVGTRYCANNCPYKVRRFNWFLYNNNDEFDFHMNNDLGKMVLNPDVNVRSRGVIEKCSMCIQKTQKTILDAKRDGRVIADGEFQTACSSACSNGAIVFGDINDEKSKVAELKASDRMYHLLEHVGTQPNVFYHVKVRNTNEA; from the coding sequence ATGGCATCAAACAAAAAATATTGGAAAAACGAGGCGGAGTTAAATCCTAACGATTCCATTGTTGAGGCGCTAAAGCAGAACGAATTTGTAGAGCAGATTCCTGTGGATGATTTCTTGGGTGACAAGGAAACTTTGTCTTCTACAAGTACAAATCGTAGAGATTTCTTGAAGTATGTTGGGTTTAGTACCGCAGCTGCTTCTTTAGCAGCATGTGAAGGTCCGGTTGTAAAATCGATTCCTTACGTGGTGTTACCAGAAAATATAGTTCCAGGAGTTGCGAATTACTACGCAACAACTATTGCTAACGGATTTGATTTTGCAAGCATATTAATTAAGACACGTGAAGGTCGTCCTATTAAAGTTGAGAATAATACCTTGGCTAAAATTGGAGGTTCTGCAAATGCAAGAATTCAAGGTTCTGTTCTTTCTTTGTACGATAGTACTAGATTGCAAGGACCATTGGCTAATGGTGAGCCTGTTGAATGGGATGTATTGAATGCAGCAGTAAAAGCTAAAATGAGCGGACTGAAGGGTTCTGCTAAAAAAATAGCTGTACTTACGCAAACATACGCTAGTCCGTCAACGGATCGTTTAATGTCAGATTTAGTTGCAGCCAATGAAAATGTTGTTCATGTTACTTATGACGCAATTTCTGAAGATGCTGCCTTAACTGCTTTTGAAAATAAATATGGAGAGCGAGCTTTAGCGGATTACGATTTTGAAAAATCTGGACTTATTGTTTCTTTTGGAGCAGATTTTATTGCTGATTGGCAAGGTGGCGGATATGATGCCGGTTATTCTAGAGGACGTGTGCCGAAGAATGGTAAAATGTCAAGACACGTACAGTTAGAGGCGAATATGTCATTAACTGGTGCGAATGCAGATAAGCGTGTGGCTATGAAGCCAAGTGCGCAGAAAGTCGTTTTAGCTAAATTATACGGAAAACTAAATGGTACTTCGGTAGGTGGTAACACTTCTGAATATGATGCATTAGTTGATTCTATAGCTGTAGAAATTAAGAAGGCAGGTTCTAGTGCGGTTGTTGTAACTGGTTTAGATGATGTTAATGCTCAGGCGGTCGTTTTAGCTATTAACGAAATGTTAGCTAGTAAGGCATTTGATGTTGCTGCACCTAAATATGTTAGAAAAGGTAGCGTTAAAGCTGTAAATGCTTTAATTGCCGATATGAAAGCAGGTAGAGTTGGTGCTTTGTTGATGGATGGGGTTAATCCTATGTATTCTTTGCCAAACGCTGCTGATTTTAAAGAAGGTTTGTCTAAGGTGGATCTTACGGTTGCTTTTTCAACAAACTGGAACGAGACTACCGAAGCTGTTCAGTATGTTGGGTCTACAAATCACTACTTGGAGTCTTGGGGTGATGTTGAAATTAAAAAGGGGCATTATAGTTTAATGCAACCTACAATTAAAGAATTATTTGATACAAAGCAGTTTCAAACGGTAGTTTTAGGATTACTAGGAAGCGAGCAAACGTATTATGATTATATAAAAGATACTTGGTCTTCTTCTATTCTTAACGGAGCTAGTTGGAACCAGGCATTGCAAGATGGTGTTTTCAGTGCAGACACTATGGTTGTTAATGCTGAAGGCGCTACACAAAATGTATCTGCTGTTGTAGAAGATGCTACTGAGGTTGTTACTAATACTTCTATGGCTTCTGCTATTCGTAGTTTAGCAAATACTACCAGTGACGGTATGGAGCTTACTTTATATTCAAAAGTAGGTATGGGTGATGGTCAGCAAGCAAGTAACCCTTGGTTGCAAGAATTCCCTGATCCAATTACAAGAGTATCTTGGGATAATTATGTTACCATTTCTAAGGCTGATGCTGTTGAGCTAGGTGTAGAGAATGTAAATGTCGCTAATGGCGGTATGGATGGTAACTATGTAAAGCTTACTGTAAATGGAGTAAGTGTTGATCAAGTTCCGGTTGTAGTTCAGCCAGGTCAAGCAAAAGGTACAGTAGGTCTTGCTTTAGGATATGGTAAGAAAGTAGGATTGAAAGAAGATATGCAAACTGGGGTGAACGCCTTTGTTTTGTATGACGGTTTCAGTGCTACGCAATCTGTAAGTGTAGAGAAAGTAGCAGGTAACCATGAGTTTGCTTGTATTCAATTACATAAAACCCTTATGGGTAGAGGAGATATCATAAAGGAAACAACTTTAGAGATATTCAATACTAAAAATCATTCTGAGTGGAATGAGGTTCCTATGGTTTCTTTAGATCACCAAGAAGTTCCTGCAACTTCTGTTGATTTGTGGGATAGCTTTGATCGTACCATTGGGCATCATTTTAATATGTCGATCGATTTAAATGCTTGTACCGGTTGTGGTTCTTGTGTTATCGCTTGTCATGCTGAGAATAACGTACCAGTTGTTGGTAAGGCTGAAGTAAGAAAGTCAAGAGATATGCACTGGTTGCGTATCGATAGATACTATTCTTCAGAAGAAACTTTCGAAGGTGATAATGAGAAGAAAGATGGTTTTGATGGTTTATTTGGTGATGCTGGTTCATTAGGAGGTTTCGGTGAGTTAGAAGATCCTTCTGCTAATCCTCAGGTTGCTTTTCAGCCTGTAATGTGTCAACACTGTAACCATGCGCCTTGTGAAACTGTTTGTCCTGTTGCGGCAACATCACACGGTAGACAAGGTCAAAATCAAATGGCTTATAACAGATGTGTAGGTACAAGATATTGTGCAAACAACTGTCCTTATAAAGTGCGTAGATTTAACTGGTTCTTGTATAATAACAATGACGAGTTCGATTTCCATATGAATAACGATTTGGGTAAAATGGTATTGAACCCAGATGTAAATGTTCGTTCTAGAGGTGTTATTGAAAAATGTTCTATGTGTATTCAAAAAACACAAAAGACTATTCTTGATGCTAAAAGAGATGGGCGTGTTATTGCTGACGGAGAATTCCAAACAGCTTGTTCTTCAGCATGTAGTAATGGAGCCATTGTATTTGGTGATATTAATGATGAGAAGAGTAAAGTAGCAGAATTAAAAGCGAGTGACCGTATGTACCACTTATTGGAGCATGTAGGTACTCAACCAAATGTTTTCTATCACGTAAAGGTTAGAAACACCAACGAAGCATAA
- a CDS encoding c-type cytochrome — MKKVPNRNQFSKILGLSLIVFLLFASPLTAQDAPAADEATTEVAAGAGDAKNGKALFNQNCAACHALNRKMTGPALENVESRLSEDEGLGKDWLYAWIKNSPGVIKSGDAYANKLYAEYNQAAMTAFPTLSDGDIDDILAYTAAAPAAAPAPAAGDAQAAAATTGSAGVSNEVILGALVLVFGLLVVMLLLVNKTLQRIAQANGIVLEKDNAAKRTPIWKAFAQNQFLVLVTAIILLLGSAYFAYGWMMQVGVDQGYAPIQPIHYSHKVHAGDNKIECKYCHSSARVSKTSGIPSLNVCMNCHKSVYEYTGNPEGPSQEDLENGYTNEFYTGEIKKLYKAVGWDEETQGYTGESQPVEWVRIHNLPDFAYFNHSQHVSVAGVECQTCHGPVEEMEIMYQYSPLTMGWCIDCHRETNVKVEGNEYYEKIHAELSKKYGVENLTAAQLGGLECGKCHY, encoded by the coding sequence ATGAAAAAGGTTCCAAACCGAAATCAGTTTTCTAAAATTTTAGGTTTATCCCTAATAGTTTTTTTGCTTTTTGCAAGTCCGTTAACAGCACAGGATGCTCCTGCTGCTGACGAAGCAACTACTGAGGTAGCTGCTGGTGCTGGAGATGCAAAAAATGGTAAAGCATTGTTCAATCAGAACTGCGCGGCTTGTCATGCGTTGAATCGTAAGATGACCGGACCTGCATTAGAAAATGTAGAAAGTAGATTAAGTGAAGATGAAGGCTTAGGTAAAGATTGGTTATACGCTTGGATTAAGAATAGTCCTGGTGTTATCAAATCAGGAGATGCTTATGCTAACAAGCTTTATGCAGAGTACAATCAAGCGGCAATGACTGCTTTTCCAACATTATCAGATGGTGATATTGATGATATATTAGCTTATACCGCTGCTGCTCCGGCTGCTGCGCCAGCTCCTGCAGCAGGTGATGCTCAAGCTGCTGCTGCAACTACAGGTTCTGCTGGTGTTTCTAACGAGGTTATATTAGGTGCTTTGGTGCTTGTGTTTGGTTTGTTGGTGGTTATGTTGTTGTTGGTGAATAAAACGTTACAACGTATAGCTCAGGCAAACGGTATTGTTCTTGAGAAAGACAATGCTGCAAAAAGAACGCCTATTTGGAAAGCATTCGCTCAAAATCAATTTTTGGTTTTGGTTACTGCAATTATCTTATTGTTGGGTAGTGCGTATTTCGCGTACGGATGGATGATGCAAGTTGGTGTTGATCAAGGTTACGCGCCTATTCAGCCAATACATTATTCTCATAAGGTTCATGCTGGTGATAATAAAATTGAATGTAAGTATTGTCACTCTTCAGCTAGAGTTTCTAAGACATCAGGTATACCGTCATTAAATGTATGTATGAACTGTCATAAGTCAGTTTATGAGTATACTGGTAATCCTGAGGGTCCTTCTCAAGAAGATTTAGAGAACGGTTACACAAACGAATTCTATACTGGTGAGATTAAGAAGTTGTATAAAGCAGTTGGTTGGGATGAAGAAACTCAAGGTTACACTGGTGAGAGCCAGCCTGTAGAATGGGTTAGAATTCATAACCTTCCTGATTTTGCTTATTTCAATCACTCACAACACGTTTCTGTTGCTGGTGTTGAATGTCAAACTTGTCACGGTCCTGTAGAGGAAATGGAAATTATGTATCAATATTCTCCATTAACAATGGGTTGGTGTATTGATTGCCATAGAGAAACAAACGTGAAAGTTGAAGGTAATGAGTACTATGAGAAAATTCATGCTGAGCTTTCTAAGAAGTACGGTGTAGAGAATTTAACAGCTGCTCAATTGGGTGGACTGGAATGTGGTAAATGTCACTATTAA
- a CDS encoding SPOR domain-containing protein — protein MKILSTIVVFACFAQFSYAQGANVNIEQNPKIDQLLEIYKSSLSNNEYYRIQVGFGNYAKAQRIKANVEEDFPDLSSKIDFDSPTYRVRVGRFTSKLDAERKFNEVRIKYPDAMLLKPKKSTK, from the coding sequence ATGAAAATTCTAAGTACCATAGTGGTTTTTGCTTGTTTTGCTCAATTTAGCTATGCGCAAGGTGCAAATGTGAACATTGAACAAAACCCAAAGATTGACCAATTGCTAGAAATCTATAAATCTTCTCTAAGCAATAATGAATATTATAGAATACAGGTTGGTTTTGGAAATTACGCCAAAGCACAAAGAATAAAAGCAAATGTTGAGGAAGATTTTCCAGATTTGTCTTCTAAAATAGATTTCGACTCACCTACTTACAGAGTTAGAGTCGGTAGATTCACTTCTAAATTAGATGCAGAACGAAAGTTTAATGAGGTTCGAATTAAGTATCCTGATGCCATGTTATTAAAACCAAAAAAATCGACCAAATAG
- the infB gene encoding translation initiation factor IF-2, translated as MADNAKIRLNKVLRELNISLDRAVDFLNGKGHDVEARPTTKISDDVYQVLLDEFQTDKSKKVASKEVGEEKRKEKEAIRVRLEKEQEDRRLSRERRNAESEEKALVGKVELSGPKMVGKIDLNPKKKVKEEPVKETPKAEEKVAPKVEEKAVPKVEVKETRKVVLQGPKIVSQPVKKPEVKKEEPKVEAPKAAAPKVEETKKPEVKKESTKVEPVAEVAPELEAPKTIETQYQKLSGPKIAGEKIDLSKFEKPKKKKEDKKPAAGAVDRKKRRRRIVTKNPSGPGQSRSTGNTGDRNKGRGRFAPVAKVEPTEEDVQKQVRETLEKLQGKSKKGKGAKYRRSKRDQHREQTEKDLEQQELENKVLKVTEFVTATEVATMMGVSTTEIISACMSLGLMVTMNQRLDAETLSIVADEFGYEVDFVTADIEESIVEEVDAPEDLKSRAPIVTVMGHVDHGKTSLLDYIRKENVIAGESGGITQHIGAYGVTLDNGERIAFLDTPGHEAFTAMRARGAQVTDIAIIVIAADDDIMPQTKEAISHAQAAGVPIVFAINKVDKSTANPDKIKEGLAQMNLLVEDWGGKIQSHDISAKTGLGVKELLEKVLLEAELLELKANPDKQATGTVVEAFLDKGKGYVSTVLVQSGTLKIGDYVLAGTTSGKIKAMQDERGHSVKEAGPSTPISILGLDGASQAGDKFYVLEDEREAKQIASRRSQLQREQSVRTQRHITLDEIGRRIALGDFKELNIILKGDVDGSVEALTDSFQKLSTDEIQVNIIHKAVGPITESDVLLASASDAVIIGFNVRPMGNAKAIAEKEEIDIRMYSIIYAAINDLKDAMEGMLSPEMKEEISGTAEIRETFKISKIGTIAGCMVTSGKIFRNSNIRLIRDSVVIYTGTLTSLKRFKDDVREVAKGYDCGLQIKNYNDIIEGDIVEAFQEVAVKKKLKSK; from the coding sequence ATGGCAGACAATGCAAAAATAAGGCTTAATAAAGTTCTTCGTGAACTTAATATTTCCTTGGATAGGGCAGTGGACTTTCTTAACGGAAAAGGACATGATGTGGAAGCGAGGCCTACCACAAAAATTTCCGATGATGTTTATCAAGTTTTGCTTGACGAGTTCCAGACGGATAAGAGTAAAAAGGTAGCTTCAAAGGAAGTTGGCGAGGAGAAGCGTAAGGAGAAGGAGGCAATTCGAGTTCGATTAGAAAAAGAACAAGAAGATCGTCGCTTATCCCGTGAGCGAAGAAACGCTGAATCTGAAGAGAAAGCTTTGGTTGGTAAGGTTGAACTTTCCGGACCTAAAATGGTCGGTAAAATAGATCTTAATCCTAAGAAAAAAGTTAAGGAAGAACCTGTTAAGGAGACTCCGAAAGCTGAGGAAAAGGTTGCTCCGAAAGTGGAGGAAAAAGCTGTGCCTAAGGTTGAGGTTAAAGAAACTAGAAAGGTTGTTTTACAAGGACCTAAGATAGTTTCTCAACCGGTGAAGAAACCAGAGGTTAAGAAAGAAGAACCTAAAGTTGAAGCTCCGAAAGCGGCTGCGCCTAAAGTTGAAGAGACTAAAAAGCCAGAAGTTAAAAAGGAATCTACTAAGGTAGAGCCAGTAGCTGAAGTTGCTCCAGAACTTGAAGCTCCGAAGACTATTGAGACTCAATATCAGAAATTATCAGGTCCGAAAATTGCGGGAGAGAAAATCGATCTTAGCAAATTTGAGAAGCCTAAGAAAAAGAAGGAAGATAAAAAACCTGCTGCTGGTGCTGTTGATCGTAAAAAGCGACGTAGAAGAATTGTTACAAAAAATCCTTCTGGTCCTGGTCAAAGTAGAAGTACCGGTAATACTGGTGATAGAAATAAAGGTAGAGGAAGATTTGCACCTGTTGCAAAGGTAGAGCCTACTGAAGAAGATGTTCAAAAGCAAGTACGTGAAACTCTAGAAAAACTTCAAGGTAAATCTAAGAAGGGTAAAGGGGCTAAGTACAGAAGAAGTAAAAGAGATCAGCATCGTGAGCAAACTGAGAAAGATCTAGAACAACAGGAATTAGAGAACAAAGTACTTAAAGTTACTGAGTTTGTTACAGCAACTGAGGTTGCAACTATGATGGGTGTTTCTACGACTGAAATTATTTCAGCTTGTATGTCATTAGGATTAATGGTAACAATGAATCAGCGTTTAGATGCTGAAACATTATCTATTGTAGCTGATGAGTTTGGTTATGAGGTAGATTTCGTTACTGCTGATATTGAAGAAAGTATAGTTGAAGAGGTTGATGCTCCTGAAGATTTAAAATCAAGAGCGCCTATTGTTACTGTAATGGGTCACGTGGATCACGGTAAAACTTCTTTATTGGATTATATCCGTAAAGAAAATGTTATAGCCGGTGAAAGTGGTGGTATTACACAACACATTGGTGCATATGGAGTAACTCTTGATAATGGAGAGCGTATTGCTTTCTTGGATACACCGGGTCACGAAGCGTTTACCGCGATGCGTGCAAGGGGTGCTCAGGTTACAGATATTGCAATTATTGTAATAGCGGCAGATGATGATATTATGCCACAAACGAAAGAAGCAATTAGTCATGCGCAAGCTGCTGGTGTGCCAATCGTTTTTGCAATAAACAAAGTAGATAAGTCTACAGCTAACCCAGATAAGATTAAAGAAGGTTTAGCACAAATGAACTTATTGGTTGAAGATTGGGGTGGTAAAATACAATCTCATGATATTTCTGCTAAAACTGGTTTAGGTGTTAAAGAGTTATTGGAGAAGGTTTTACTTGAAGCAGAATTGTTAGAGTTAAAAGCGAATCCAGATAAGCAAGCTACAGGTACTGTAGTAGAAGCTTTCTTAGATAAAGGTAAAGGTTATGTATCTACTGTATTAGTACAGTCGGGTACACTTAAAATAGGTGATTATGTATTAGCTGGTACCACTAGTGGTAAGATAAAGGCAATGCAAGATGAAAGAGGTCATAGTGTTAAAGAGGCTGGACCGTCTACACCAATATCTATTTTAGGTCTTGATGGTGCTTCTCAAGCAGGTGATAAGTTCTATGTGTTAGAAGATGAACGTGAGGCAAAACAAATTGCTTCAAGAAGATCTCAATTACAACGTGAGCAGTCTGTTAGAACGCAACGTCATATAACCCTTGATGAAATCGGACGTAGAATTGCATTAGGTGATTTCAAAGAGCTTAATATTATCCTTAAAGGTGATGTTGATGGTTCTGTTGAGGCACTTACAGATTCTTTCCAGAAATTATCTACCGATGAAATTCAAGTAAATATCATTCACAAAGCAGTTGGTCCTATTACAGAATCAGATGTGTTGTTAGCTTCAGCTTCAGATGCTGTTATAATTGGTTTTAATGTAAGGCCAATGGGTAATGCTAAAGCAATCGCTGAAAAAGAAGAAATTGATATCCGTATGTATTCTATTATATATGCAGCGATCAATGATCTTAAAGATGCGATGGAAGGTATGTTGTCTCCAGAAATGAAAGAAGAGATATCTGGTACTGCTGAGATTAGAGAGACATTCAAGATATCTAAAATTGGTACCATTGCAGGTTGTATGGTAACTAGTGGTAAAATCTTTAGAAATTCTAATATTCGATTGATACGTGATAGTGTTGTAATATACACTGGTACATTGACTTCTTTAAAGCGATTTAAAGATGATGTTAGAGAAGTAGCAAAAGGATATGACTGTGGTCTTCAGATCAAAAACTATAATGATATCATTGAAGGTGATATCGTCGAAGCATTCCAAGAGGTTGCAGTGAAGAAGAAATTGAAATCTAAATAG
- the nusA gene encoding transcription termination factor NusA: protein MENIALIESFSEFKDDKFIDRVTLMAILEDVFRNALKKKFGSDDNFDIIINPDKGDLEIWRNRIVVNDGEVEEPNEEISLTAARKIEPDFEVGEDVSEEVKLIDLGRRAILALRQNLISKIHEHDNTTIYKHFKDLEGEIYTAEVHHIRHKAIILLDDEGNEIILPKDRQIPSDFFRKGDNVRGIIESVELKGAKPSIIMSRSSPKFLEQLFFQEIPEVFDGLITVKKVVRIPGEKAKVAVDSYDDRIDPVGACVGMKGSRIHGIVRELGNENIDVINWTANPQLLVTRALSPARVSSVKLNDEKMTAQVYLKPEEVSKAIGRGGHNIRLAGQLTGYEIDVFREGVEEDVELTEFSDEIDAWIIEEFKKIGFDTARSVLEQDVNDLVKRTDLEEETILEVVRILKEELED from the coding sequence ATGGAAAATATTGCGTTAATTGAATCTTTCTCAGAGTTTAAGGACGATAAGTTCATAGACAGGGTAACATTGATGGCCATTTTGGAAGATGTTTTTAGAAATGCGCTTAAAAAGAAGTTTGGTTCAGATGATAACTTTGATATCATTATCAACCCAGATAAAGGTGATTTAGAAATTTGGAGAAACCGTATCGTTGTAAACGATGGTGAAGTTGAAGAACCGAATGAAGAAATTTCATTAACTGCTGCTCGTAAAATTGAGCCAGATTTTGAAGTTGGTGAAGATGTATCTGAAGAGGTGAAGTTGATTGATTTAGGAAGAAGAGCTATTTTGGCATTACGTCAAAATCTTATTTCTAAAATTCATGAGCATGATAATACAACTATTTATAAGCACTTTAAAGATTTAGAGGGCGAAATATATACGGCAGAGGTTCATCACATTCGTCATAAAGCTATAATTTTGTTAGATGATGAAGGTAATGAAATAATCTTGCCAAAAGATAGACAGATACCTTCAGATTTCTTCCGTAAAGGTGATAATGTTAGAGGTATAATCGAAAGCGTAGAATTAAAAGGAGCAAAACCTTCTATTATAATGTCTAGAAGTTCACCTAAATTCTTGGAGCAATTATTCTTTCAAGAAATTCCAGAGGTGTTCGATGGTTTAATTACGGTTAAAAAAGTAGTAAGAATACCAGGGGAAAAAGCGAAGGTTGCTGTAGACTCTTATGATGATCGTATTGATCCGGTAGGTGCCTGTGTAGGTATGAAAGGATCGAGAATTCATGGTATTGTTCGTGAATTAGGTAATGAAAATATCGATGTTATTAACTGGACAGCTAACCCTCAATTGTTAGTTACTAGAGCATTGAGTCCGGCAAGAGTTTCTTCTGTTAAGTTGAATGATGAGAAGATGACAGCGCAAGTTTACTTAAAGCCAGAAGAGGTTTCTAAAGCTATTGGTAGAGGTGGGCATAATATTAGATTAGCTGGTCAATTGACTGGTTATGAGATAGATGTATTCCGTGAAGGAGTAGAGGAAGATGTTGAATTGACAGAGTTCTCTGATGAAATCGATGCTTGGATTATAGAAGAATTCAAGAAGATCGGATTTGATACAGCACGTAGCGTCTTAGAACAAGATGTTAACGATTTAGTGAAGCGTACAGATTTAGAAGAGGAAACTATTTTAGAAGTTGTGCGTATCCTAAAAGAAGAATTAGAAGATTAG
- the rimP gene encoding ribosome assembly cofactor RimP, translated as MLKEKVKELLEQGLQEDPSLFLIDFTMGADNSIHVVIDGDHGVTVSDCIKISRAIENDLDREEHDFSLEVASAGAAAPLVLPRQYVKNIGRKLEVRTNDDKFEGNLTAVNDNSIILEWKAREPKLIGKGKVTVQKKEEVNFSDIIKAKVVLKF; from the coding sequence ATGCTAAAGGAAAAAGTAAAAGAATTATTGGAACAAGGTCTTCAAGAAGATCCCTCCCTATTTTTAATCGATTTCACTATGGGTGCTGATAATAGCATTCATGTGGTAATAGACGGTGACCATGGGGTTACGGTTAGTGATTGTATAAAAATAAGTAGGGCTATTGAAAATGATTTAGATCGTGAAGAACACGATTTTTCCCTTGAGGTTGCCTCTGCAGGTGCAGCGGCTCCGTTGGTTTTGCCTCGTCAATATGTTAAGAATATTGGTAGAAAACTTGAAGTTCGTACAAATGACGATAAGTTTGAAGGAAATTTGACCGCCGTAAATGATAATTCTATTATTTTGGAGTGGAAAGCTAGAGAGCCTAAGCTAATTGGTAAAGGAAAAGTGACCGTTCAGAAAAAAGAAGAAGTAAATTTTTCAGATATTATTAAAGCAAAAGTTGTATTAAAATTTTAA
- a CDS encoding cation:proton antiporter, translated as MEILTSYNLIIGASLIVVLSFFFNGISKKTNIPAVLMLIVLGILIKIGLEFFIPEIPDFKGSLEILGTVGLIMIVLEAALELELKKEKLWPILKSMAIALIGLVGSAYVAALILNQFIPNMTMQSAWLYATPLSILSSAIIIPSVGGLSEEKKEFHIYESTFSDIMGIMMFYFLTGKLDPAEDTGVVGFGINLVVTIVIALVASYAIILVFQRIKSQAKLFLLISVLLLLYAIGKKMHLSSLIIILVFGLIVKNVNLFFPGKTKIFLENERMQQIYHELHIVTLETAFVVRTFFFVIFGITIVLSSLLSVNVAIVSLLIIASIYIIRFLVLIVFVGKDMLPQLFIAPRGLITVLLFYAIPMKAQIEGFESGILLFVIIATSLVMTWAMIRDKRKMGTMLDEIDEEIAERNLAEDAIRQSESEELIEPKNDAPEQISPEDSH; from the coding sequence ATGGAAATTCTTACGTCTTACAACCTAATTATAGGTGCATCACTAATTGTTGTATTGTCTTTCTTTTTTAACGGCATCTCTAAAAAAACCAACATACCGGCTGTACTCATGCTTATTGTCTTGGGTATTCTAATCAAAATAGGACTTGAATTTTTTATCCCAGAAATACCAGATTTCAAAGGTTCATTAGAAATTCTTGGCACCGTAGGTCTTATAATGATTGTTTTAGAAGCTGCTTTAGAATTAGAATTAAAGAAAGAAAAACTATGGCCAATTTTAAAATCTATGGCAATCGCCCTAATTGGCTTAGTTGGCTCTGCTTATGTAGCCGCTTTAATTCTAAATCAATTCATACCTAATATGACCATGCAATCTGCATGGTTATACGCTACACCGTTATCCATATTATCTAGTGCTATAATTATACCTAGCGTTGGCGGACTAAGCGAGGAAAAAAAAGAATTCCACATCTACGAGAGTACCTTTTCTGATATCATGGGTATTATGATGTTTTACTTTTTAACAGGAAAACTTGACCCCGCAGAAGATACTGGGGTTGTCGGTTTTGGAATAAACCTGGTCGTCACCATAGTTATTGCTTTGGTCGCTAGCTACGCCATTATACTAGTCTTTCAACGTATTAAAAGCCAAGCCAAGCTATTCTTACTTATCTCGGTGCTACTACTTCTTTATGCTATTGGAAAGAAAATGCACTTATCTTCTTTAATCATTATACTTGTTTTTGGGTTAATCGTTAAGAATGTGAATTTGTTCTTTCCTGGGAAAACAAAGATTTTTCTAGAAAACGAACGAATGCAACAAATTTACCACGAACTACATATTGTCACTCTCGAAACAGCATTTGTAGTTCGTACTTTTTTCTTTGTAATATTTGGTATTACTATTGTATTATCATCACTGTTAAGCGTTAACGTAGCAATTGTTAGCTTACTTATAATAGCATCTATCTATATAATACGCTTTTTGGTACTCATTGTTTTTGTTGGCAAGGACATGCTGCCGCAATTATTTATTGCCCCAAGAGGATTGATTACGGTATTGTTATTCTACGCCATACCGATGAAGGCACAAATTGAAGGTTTCGAATCTGGTATTCTACTGTTCGTTATAATTGCTACAAGCTTAGTAATGACATGGGCCATGATTCGGGATAAACGTAAAATGGGCACTATGTTAGATGAAATTGACGAAGAGATTGCAGAAAGAAATTTAGCTGAAGATGCAATTAGGCAGTCGGAAAGTGAAGAACTTATCGAACCTAAAAATGACGCTCCTGAGCAAATAAGCCCTGAGGATTCTCACTAA